A genomic window from Klebsiella quasipneumoniae subsp. quasipneumoniae includes:
- a CDS encoding flavocytochrome c — protein sequence MTSNERILQPFTLPNGTELKNRLLMAPMTTCTGYFDGTVTSELVEYYRARAGSIGTIIVECCFIDDYGLAFPGAIGIDNDEKIAGLAKIAEAIKAEGSKAILQIYHGGRMVDPQLIGGRQPVAPSAIAAPREGAAMPRALSGDEVEGMIAKFGDGVRRAILAGFDGVEIHGANTYLIQQFYSPNSNQRDDEWGGSRDNRARFPLAVLDITHKMARQYADDAFIIGYRFSPEEMEVPGIRFDDTMYLLEKLAARGVDYLHFSVGATLRPSIVDTCDPTPLIEKYCAMRSDTLAQVPVMGVGGVVNVADAELGLDHGYDLIAVGRACIAYPDWAARIAAGEELELFIDSTQREALHIPEPLWRFSLVEAMIRDMSMGDAKFKPGMFVETVQDDANELVINVSLENDHIADIELAASPVQTVEFTTSFEEIRERILTANTPHVDAISGATSQSEAVKKAVAKAMLKSSKALAAEEGGNDAAPKSYDVVVVGSGGAGLAAAIQAHDEGASVLIVEKMPTIGGNTIKASAGMNAAETRFQRVKGIQDSKELFYQETLKGGHNKNNPQLLRRFVENAPQAIEWLADRGIMLNDITTTGGMSIDRTHRPRDGSAVGGYLISGLVRNITKRGIDVLLDTSVEEILMSGDEVSGVRLINDENEIIEVQSKSIVVATGGFSANSAMVVKYRPDLEGFVTTNHKGATGSGIALLERIGADTVDMGEIQIHPTVEQQTSYLISESIRGGGAILVNQQGNRFFNEMETRDKVSAAIIALPEHYAYIVFDEHVRAKNKAADEYIAKGFVTSASSPRELAEKLGMDYHAFLATLECYNGAVEKQHDEQFGRTTALRAPINEGPFHAIRIAPGVHHTMGGVTINTDGEVLNVARQPIRGAYAAGEVVGGIHGGNRIGGNAVADIIIFGTLAGHQAAKRARG from the coding sequence ATGACCAGTAACGAACGAATTCTGCAGCCATTTACTTTACCAAATGGTACGGAGCTGAAAAACCGTTTGCTCATGGCGCCGATGACCACCTGCACCGGTTATTTCGATGGGACTGTCACCAGCGAGCTGGTGGAGTACTATCGCGCTCGCGCCGGCAGCATCGGCACCATTATTGTCGAGTGCTGCTTTATTGATGACTACGGCCTGGCCTTCCCGGGTGCTATCGGTATCGATAACGATGAAAAAATCGCCGGCCTGGCGAAAATCGCCGAAGCGATTAAAGCGGAAGGTTCGAAAGCGATTCTGCAGATCTATCACGGCGGCCGCATGGTCGACCCGCAGCTGATCGGCGGTCGCCAGCCGGTGGCGCCGAGCGCTATCGCCGCCCCGCGTGAGGGCGCCGCGATGCCGCGGGCGCTGAGCGGAGACGAAGTGGAAGGCATGATCGCCAAGTTTGGCGATGGGGTCCGTCGCGCTATCCTCGCCGGTTTCGACGGGGTCGAAATTCACGGGGCTAACACCTATCTCATTCAGCAGTTCTATTCGCCGAACTCCAACCAGCGCGACGACGAGTGGGGCGGTAGCCGCGACAATCGCGCTCGTTTCCCGCTGGCGGTGCTCGACATCACCCATAAAATGGCCCGCCAGTACGCTGACGATGCCTTTATCATCGGTTACCGCTTCTCGCCGGAAGAGATGGAGGTCCCGGGGATCCGCTTCGACGACACCATGTATCTGCTGGAAAAACTGGCCGCTCGCGGCGTCGATTATCTGCACTTCTCGGTGGGCGCGACTCTGCGTCCCTCTATCGTTGATACCTGCGACCCAACGCCGCTGATTGAGAAATACTGCGCCATGCGCTCTGACACTCTGGCTCAGGTGCCGGTGATGGGAGTCGGCGGGGTGGTTAACGTCGCCGATGCCGAGCTGGGCCTCGATCACGGCTATGACCTGATCGCCGTGGGCCGCGCCTGCATCGCCTATCCGGACTGGGCGGCTCGTATCGCCGCGGGTGAAGAGCTGGAGCTGTTTATCGACAGCACCCAGCGCGAGGCGCTGCACATTCCGGAACCGCTGTGGCGCTTCTCGCTGGTGGAAGCGATGATCCGCGACATGAGCATGGGCGACGCCAAATTTAAGCCGGGGATGTTTGTTGAAACCGTTCAGGATGACGCCAATGAGCTGGTGATCAACGTCAGCCTCGAAAATGACCATATCGCCGATATCGAACTGGCGGCGAGCCCGGTGCAGACCGTGGAGTTCACCACCAGCTTCGAAGAGATCCGCGAACGTATTCTGACCGCCAATACCCCGCACGTGGACGCTATTTCCGGGGCCACCAGCCAGAGCGAGGCGGTGAAAAAAGCGGTCGCCAAAGCGATGCTGAAATCGAGCAAAGCGCTGGCGGCGGAAGAGGGCGGCAATGACGCCGCGCCGAAAAGCTATGATGTGGTGGTGGTCGGCAGCGGCGGCGCCGGTCTGGCGGCCGCCATTCAGGCTCACGACGAAGGCGCCAGCGTGCTGATCGTCGAGAAAATGCCGACCATTGGCGGGAACACCATCAAGGCTTCCGCCGGGATGAACGCCGCGGAGACCCGCTTCCAGCGCGTGAAAGGCATTCAGGACAGCAAAGAGCTGTTCTATCAGGAAACCCTGAAAGGTGGGCACAATAAAAACAACCCGCAGCTGCTGCGCCGCTTCGTGGAGAATGCCCCGCAAGCCATTGAATGGCTGGCTGACCGCGGCATTATGCTCAACGATATCACCACCACCGGCGGGATGAGCATTGACCGCACCCACCGTCCGCGCGACGGGTCAGCGGTCGGCGGCTATCTGATTAGCGGCCTGGTGCGCAACATCACCAAACGCGGCATCGACGTCCTGCTGGATACCTCGGTGGAAGAGATCCTGATGAGCGGCGATGAAGTCAGCGGCGTGCGTCTGATCAACGACGAAAACGAGATCATTGAAGTCCAGAGCAAAAGCATTGTGGTGGCCACCGGCGGCTTCAGCGCCAACAGCGCGATGGTGGTGAAGTATCGTCCTGACCTCGAAGGGTTCGTCACCACCAACCACAAAGGGGCCACCGGGAGCGGTATCGCGCTGCTGGAGCGTATCGGCGCCGACACGGTGGATATGGGCGAAATTCAAATTCACCCGACCGTTGAACAGCAGACCTCCTATCTGATTTCCGAGTCGATTCGCGGCGGTGGGGCGATCCTCGTCAACCAGCAGGGTAACCGCTTCTTCAACGAAATGGAGACCCGCGATAAAGTCTCCGCGGCGATTATCGCCCTGCCGGAACACTATGCGTACATCGTCTTTGACGAACATGTACGGGCGAAAAACAAAGCCGCCGATGAGTACATCGCCAAAGGCTTCGTCACCAGCGCCAGCTCGCCGCGTGAACTGGCGGAGAAACTGGGGATGGATTACCATGCCTTCCTCGCCACCCTCGAGTGCTACAACGGGGCGGTGGAAAAACAGCATGATGAACAGTTTGGCCGTACCACCGCGCTGCGCGCGCCGATTAACGAAGGTCCGTTCCACGCCATTCGTATCGCCCCGGGGGTGCACCACACCATGGGCGGCGTGACCATTAACACCGATGGCGAAGTGCTGAACGTTGCCCGGCAGCCGATCCGCGGCGCCTACGCCGCCGGTGAGGTGGTTGGCGGGATCCACGGCGGCAACCGTATCGGGGGTAACGCGGTGGCGGATATCATCATCTTCGGCACCCTCGCGGGCCACCAGGCGGCGAAACGCGCCAGAGGATAA
- a CDS encoding sensor histidine kinase, which translates to MKASEHPPRVRQRALPLKLSTAVSLMIGSVIGAVLLLVYALWYMQISNATRDGLKETALAVARTMADMPQVKRGLAAPPQQQIIQPLAQAITRRNDLLYAIVTDMHGIRYSHPDSSIIGKPFIGHDIQPTLQGKENVAINHGVLAPALRVFTPVFNDQHQQIGVVVVGISLSKVDEQIANSRWDVLLTILFSALVCAIGTWSLVRGLKRVLLGLEPHEISTQFQQRQAMLHALKEGVVAVDVHGEVNLINPAAREILFSGPDKTLAHTPLLADLQTVLHSGEPMYDRELGCNGLLLISNTVPIRSQEAVVGAICTFRDKTEVSQLLQRLDGMMSYVDALRTTSHEFMNKLHVILGLLNMKSYGKLEEYVLQTAHRYQADIGDIQHRIKSPVVAGFLISKMQRATECGFTLKLAEESLVPDCPNEKQVTVLVTVLGNLIENALDAMSGQAEGEIGLLLHYQDGWLSGEVSDDGPGIPENNIDAIFNKGFSTKGENRGVGLFLANQQLRELGGTLAVESEPGVFTQFFVHLPWDSKRKRA; encoded by the coding sequence ATGAAGGCATCAGAGCACCCGCCTCGCGTTCGTCAACGCGCCTTACCGCTAAAGCTGAGCACCGCCGTCTCCTTGATGATTGGCAGCGTGATCGGCGCCGTGCTGCTGCTGGTCTATGCCCTGTGGTATATGCAGATCAGCAATGCCACCCGCGACGGCCTGAAAGAGACCGCGCTGGCGGTGGCGCGTACCATGGCTGATATGCCGCAGGTGAAGCGCGGACTGGCGGCGCCGCCGCAGCAGCAGATTATTCAGCCGCTGGCGCAGGCCATCACCCGGCGCAACGACCTGCTGTACGCTATCGTCACCGATATGCACGGTATTCGCTATTCGCATCCGGACAGCTCAATTATTGGCAAACCCTTCATCGGCCACGATATCCAGCCGACGCTGCAGGGAAAAGAGAACGTGGCCATTAACCACGGGGTGCTGGCCCCGGCGCTGCGGGTGTTTACCCCGGTGTTCAACGACCAGCATCAGCAGATTGGCGTGGTGGTGGTCGGCATTTCGCTGAGTAAAGTGGACGAGCAGATCGCCAACAGCCGCTGGGACGTGCTGCTGACCATCCTGTTCAGCGCGCTGGTCTGCGCCATCGGCACCTGGAGCCTGGTGCGCGGCCTGAAGCGCGTCCTGCTGGGGCTGGAGCCGCACGAAATCTCCACTCAGTTTCAGCAGCGTCAGGCCATGCTTCACGCCCTCAAGGAGGGGGTGGTGGCGGTCGATGTCCATGGTGAGGTTAACCTGATCAACCCGGCGGCGCGCGAGATTCTCTTTTCCGGGCCGGACAAGACCCTCGCGCATACCCCGCTGCTCGCCGACCTGCAGACGGTTTTGCACAGCGGCGAGCCGATGTACGACCGCGAGCTGGGGTGCAATGGCCTGTTGCTCATCAGCAACACGGTGCCTATCCGCAGCCAGGAGGCGGTGGTCGGCGCCATCTGTACCTTCCGCGATAAGACCGAAGTCAGCCAGCTGCTGCAGCGGCTGGACGGCATGATGAGCTATGTGGATGCCCTGCGCACCACCTCACATGAGTTTATGAACAAACTGCACGTGATCCTCGGCCTGCTGAATATGAAAAGCTATGGCAAACTCGAGGAGTACGTGCTGCAGACCGCCCACCGCTACCAGGCGGACATCGGCGATATTCAGCACCGCATTAAATCCCCGGTGGTGGCCGGCTTTCTGATAAGTAAAATGCAGCGCGCCACCGAGTGCGGCTTTACCCTTAAGCTGGCGGAAGAGAGCCTGGTGCCGGATTGCCCGAATGAGAAGCAGGTCACCGTGCTGGTGACGGTGCTGGGCAACCTTATCGAGAACGCGCTGGACGCCATGAGCGGTCAGGCGGAGGGCGAAATCGGCCTGCTGCTGCACTATCAGGACGGCTGGCTAAGCGGTGAAGTGAGCGACGACGGGCCGGGGATCCCGGAAAACAACATCGACGCTATCTTTAACAAAGGCTTCTCCACCAAAGGCGAGAATCGCGGCGTCGGGCTGTTTCTCGCCAACCAGCAATTACGCGAGCTGGGCGGCACCCTCGCCGTCGAGTCGGAACCCGGCGTATTTACCCAATTTTTTGTTCATCTCCCCTGGGATAGTAAAAGGAAACGTGCGTGA
- a CDS encoding FAD:protein FMN transferase, whose product MSDNRVYSYSAVLMGSPILLKLCSHDEALASRVFQLIKRYEDLLTVNRAESQVMDINHAAGRHPVTVSRPVFQLIQCAKAASMVRDSAFNLAIGPLVKLWRIGFQGHSVPDAGEIRARLALTRPQEVILDEATCSVFLQQPGMELDLGAIAKGYIADRVRDYLRQQQVERALINLGGNVHTLGEWAIGLKKPFADAQALIGSLTVNGQSVVTSGTYERYFEQDGKRWHHILDPRSGYPLDNELDSVTVISSDSLDGDIWTTLLFGLGVEKGCAALRQRQDIDAIFVTKNRDIILSSPQRLRFASLDSGYRVTDCTA is encoded by the coding sequence ATGTCTGATAACCGCGTCTATAGCTACTCCGCCGTTCTGATGGGTTCTCCCATCCTGCTCAAACTCTGCTCCCATGATGAGGCGCTGGCCTCCCGCGTATTTCAGTTAATCAAGCGCTACGAAGATCTGCTTACCGTTAACCGCGCCGAGTCCCAGGTGATGGATATCAACCACGCCGCCGGACGTCACCCGGTGACCGTCAGCCGCCCGGTCTTTCAGCTCATTCAGTGCGCCAAAGCCGCCAGCATGGTGCGCGACAGCGCCTTTAACCTCGCGATTGGGCCGCTGGTGAAGCTGTGGCGGATTGGCTTTCAGGGACACAGCGTGCCTGACGCCGGCGAAATCAGGGCCCGGCTGGCGCTGACCCGCCCGCAGGAGGTGATCCTTGATGAGGCAACCTGCAGCGTGTTTCTTCAGCAGCCGGGGATGGAGCTGGATCTTGGGGCGATCGCCAAAGGCTATATCGCTGACCGGGTGCGTGATTATCTGCGTCAGCAGCAGGTGGAAAGGGCGCTGATCAACCTCGGCGGCAATGTGCATACCCTCGGCGAATGGGCTATTGGCCTGAAAAAACCGTTTGCCGATGCGCAGGCGCTGATCGGCTCCCTGACGGTCAACGGACAGTCGGTAGTCACCTCGGGCACCTACGAACGTTATTTCGAGCAGGACGGCAAGCGCTGGCACCATATTCTCGACCCGCGCAGCGGTTACCCGCTGGACAACGAACTCGACAGCGTCACGGTGATTTCCAGCGATTCTTTAGACGGCGATATCTGGACCACGCTGCTGTTCGGCCTCGGCGTCGAGAAAGGCTGCGCAGCGTTGCGTCAGCGGCAGGATATCGACGCGATTTTCGTCACCAAAAATCGCGACATTATACTGTCATCGCCGCAGCGCTTGCGCTTTGCGTCGCTGGACAGCGGCTACCGCGTTACTGACTGTACTGCTTAA
- a CDS encoding N-acetylmuramic acid 6-phosphate etherase, producing MSSSLTASMQARRHPDTTHIDRLATADMLAMLHQDDKQISEAVGACLPDIARLIDIATATMSRGGRLVIIGAGESGRTAVQAVSDYSPEGKHALVGLIAGGQTAAMAERETAANNYDLGAFELQSLDFSSHDMLLALTVSGKTPWVWGAMRHAWSLGAPIAVVTQQAASEAAQLADIVIAPQTGPEAVAGLTNPKARLAQRQILNMVSTGLAIRDGRVYSNLRVDLQADTPHWAERQVAIVMAATDCTRSEAKAALTRCHHHCRTAILMLLSGLDAWHARELLTKHHDHLRLALREAQRSAVTPAH from the coding sequence ATGAGCAGTTCGCTAACCGCGTCAATGCAGGCACGTCGTCACCCGGATACCACCCACATCGATCGCCTCGCCACCGCCGACATGCTGGCGATGCTGCATCAGGATGATAAGCAGATATCGGAGGCGGTCGGCGCCTGTCTGCCGGATATCGCCCGGTTGATTGATATCGCCACCGCGACAATGAGCCGGGGAGGGCGTCTGGTCATTATCGGCGCCGGGGAATCAGGCCGCACGGCAGTCCAGGCGGTCAGCGACTACTCTCCGGAAGGCAAACACGCGCTGGTGGGGCTGATTGCCGGTGGCCAGACGGCGGCGATGGCCGAGCGGGAGACGGCGGCGAATAATTACGATCTTGGCGCCTTCGAGCTGCAGTCGCTGGACTTTTCCAGCCACGATATGCTGCTGGCGCTGACCGTTAGCGGCAAGACCCCGTGGGTCTGGGGGGCGATGCGCCACGCCTGGTCGCTGGGGGCCCCGATCGCGGTGGTGACCCAGCAGGCGGCCAGCGAGGCGGCGCAGCTGGCGGATATTGTTATTGCTCCGCAGACCGGGCCGGAAGCGGTGGCGGGTTTGACCAATCCGAAGGCCCGGCTGGCCCAGCGGCAGATCCTTAACATGGTGTCGACGGGCCTCGCTATCCGTGACGGCCGGGTGTACAGCAACCTGCGGGTGGATCTGCAGGCTGACACTCCGCACTGGGCGGAGCGGCAGGTGGCGATTGTCATGGCGGCCACCGACTGCACGCGCAGCGAAGCAAAAGCCGCGCTGACCCGCTGCCACCACCATTGCCGCACCGCGATCCTGATGCTGCTCAGCGGGCTGGACGCCTGGCACGCGCGGGAGCTGCTGACCAAACATCACGATCATCTGCGTCTTGCCCTGCGCGAAGCCCAGCGCAGCGCTGTCACTCCCGCCCATTAA
- the mqo gene encoding malate dehydrogenase (quinone), which yields MFVSAATHAEADTSKKTDFLLIGGGIMSASLGTWLQALQPDWDLTMVEKLDGVALESSNGWNNAGTGHSANMELNYTPERADGSIDVSKALDINEQFMISRQFWSAQVKRGILHDPHSFINSTPHMSFVWGDNVDYLQKRYTALQQTTLFQGMKFSTDHAQIKQWAPLVMEGRDPQQKVAATWTPVGTDVNYGEITRQLIGSLKKNSHFTLQTSSEVTDFKRNADNSWHVTIKNVQSGEAQTIDAKYVFIGAGGGALKLLQKTGIPEADNYAGFPVGGSFLMTENPAVTAQHLEKVYGQASVGAPPMSVPHLDARYLDGKRVVLFGPFATFSTKFLKNGSFFDLLSTTTTDNVLPMTHVGLDNFDLVKYLVSQVMLSDDDRFAALKEYYPDARKEDWKLIQAGQRVQIIKKDAEKGGVLKLGTEVVVDQQKTISALLGASPGASTAAPITLNVLKQMFPTQFNSPEWQTRIHQIVPSYGQKLNGNVALTQQVWDDTAATLQLTKPPVIQMPAAAPTATAKPAEPQRDASPQHDMAL from the coding sequence ATGTTCGTCAGCGCGGCGACGCATGCTGAAGCGGATACCTCTAAAAAAACTGACTTCCTGCTGATTGGCGGCGGGATCATGAGCGCCTCGCTTGGCACCTGGCTGCAGGCGCTGCAGCCGGACTGGGACCTGACGATGGTGGAGAAACTGGACGGCGTGGCCCTGGAATCTTCCAACGGCTGGAATAACGCCGGTACCGGTCACTCGGCGAATATGGAGCTGAACTATACGCCGGAGCGGGCCGACGGATCGATTGACGTCAGCAAAGCGCTGGATATTAACGAACAGTTTATGATCTCCCGTCAGTTCTGGTCGGCACAGGTGAAGCGCGGTATTTTGCACGATCCGCATTCCTTTATTAATTCCACGCCGCATATGAGTTTCGTCTGGGGCGATAATGTCGACTATCTACAGAAGCGTTATACCGCGCTGCAGCAGACCACCTTATTCCAGGGGATGAAATTCTCCACCGACCACGCGCAAATTAAACAGTGGGCGCCGCTGGTGATGGAAGGCCGCGATCCGCAGCAGAAAGTCGCTGCCACCTGGACGCCGGTAGGTACCGACGTTAACTATGGCGAAATCACCCGGCAGCTGATCGGCAGCCTGAAGAAAAACAGCCATTTCACCCTGCAAACCTCCTCTGAGGTCACCGATTTCAAACGCAATGCCGATAACTCCTGGCACGTGACCATTAAGAACGTGCAGAGCGGGGAAGCGCAGACTATTGACGCGAAATACGTCTTTATCGGCGCCGGCGGCGGCGCGCTGAAGCTGCTGCAGAAAACCGGTATTCCGGAAGCGGACAACTATGCTGGCTTCCCGGTGGGCGGTTCGTTCCTGATGACCGAGAACCCGGCGGTCACCGCGCAGCACCTCGAGAAAGTGTATGGCCAGGCTTCGGTCGGCGCGCCGCCGATGTCGGTACCGCACCTTGACGCCCGCTACCTGGATGGCAAGCGCGTGGTGCTGTTTGGGCCGTTCGCCACCTTCTCGACCAAGTTCCTGAAAAACGGTTCCTTCTTCGACCTGTTGAGCACCACCACCACTGACAACGTGCTGCCGATGACCCACGTCGGACTCGATAACTTCGACCTGGTGAAATATCTCGTCAGCCAGGTGATGCTCAGCGATGATGACCGCTTCGCCGCGCTGAAAGAGTACTACCCGGACGCGCGTAAAGAGGACTGGAAGTTGATCCAGGCCGGCCAGCGCGTGCAGATCATTAAGAAAGACGCAGAGAAGGGCGGCGTGCTGAAACTGGGCACCGAAGTGGTGGTCGATCAGCAGAAAACCATTTCCGCGCTGCTCGGCGCGTCGCCGGGGGCTTCCACCGCCGCGCCGATCACCCTCAATGTGCTCAAGCAGATGTTCCCGACGCAGTTTAACTCGCCGGAGTGGCAGACCCGTATCCACCAGATCGTGCCGAGTTACGGTCAGAAGCTGAACGGTAACGTGGCGCTGACCCAGCAGGTTTGGGATGATACCGCCGCGACCCTGCAGCTGACGAAACCGCCGGTGATCCAGATGCCAGCGGCTGCGCCCACCGCGACCGCGAAGCCGGCGGAGCCGCAGCGCGACGCCTCGCCGCAGCACGATATGGCGCTGTAA
- the dcuR gene encoding two-component system response regulator DcuR encodes MINVLIVDDDAMVAELNRLYVARVPGFRCSGSASTLSQAREMINDPQLEIDLVLLDVYMQQDSGLDLLPTIRKSGRAIDVIMITSAADAATVQTAMHYGVVDYLIKPFQFPRFEEALTTWREKRKLITGQPYYEQADVDRLLHGGAPEASDARKLPKGLTAQTLRTLCQWIDAHPNVEFSTDELAAAVNISRVSCRKYLIWLAQINILYTTIHYGATGRPVYRYRLVAEQYSLLKQYSQ; translated from the coding sequence GTGATAAATGTGTTGATTGTTGACGATGATGCCATGGTGGCCGAACTGAATCGCCTGTACGTGGCAAGGGTTCCCGGCTTTCGTTGCAGCGGGAGCGCCTCGACGCTCAGTCAAGCCCGGGAGATGATTAACGATCCGCAGCTGGAGATCGATCTGGTGCTGCTGGATGTCTATATGCAGCAGGACAGCGGGCTCGATCTGCTGCCGACTATCCGTAAATCGGGGCGCGCCATCGATGTCATCATGATCACCTCGGCGGCGGATGCCGCCACGGTGCAGACCGCCATGCATTACGGAGTGGTCGATTACCTGATTAAACCTTTCCAGTTTCCCCGTTTTGAAGAGGCGCTCACCACCTGGCGGGAGAAGCGCAAGCTGATAACCGGTCAACCCTATTACGAGCAGGCCGACGTTGACCGCCTGCTGCACGGCGGCGCGCCGGAGGCCAGCGACGCGCGCAAGCTGCCCAAGGGGCTCACCGCGCAAACCCTGCGCACCCTGTGCCAGTGGATTGACGCTCACCCGAACGTTGAATTCTCTACCGATGAGCTGGCGGCGGCGGTGAATATCTCCCGTGTTTCCTGCCGCAAGTATCTGATCTGGCTGGCGCAGATCAATATTCTCTATACCACTATCCACTACGGCGCCACCGGGCGGCCGGTCTATCGCTACCGCCTGGTGGCCGAACAGTACAGTTTGCTTAAGCAGTACAGTCAGTAA